One Jeotgalicoccus saudimassiliensis DNA window includes the following coding sequences:
- a CDS encoding sigma-70 family RNA polymerase sigma factor, protein MYSIRSFYIYVRESGTDVIYNSSALRVKDGDFDAFDEIDVRLRPLIRRMTFKYDMNEYDREDLIQEMMFTALILCLKYDYVKGHYRHYVLRSIRLKMYDYINYCSAWHQVELDPHEMLMFEHKHALSQIILKEAQAEYAGAAGDLSNYEKQVLKLLLEDRMLNDIAGVCGKTPESVINTLYRIKTKFNAVEDLHAVVDNDALSRYSILELK, encoded by the coding sequence ATGTACAGCATACGATCATTTTATATTTACGTCCGGGAATCCGGCACGGATGTTATTTATAACAGCAGTGCACTGAGAGTGAAAGACGGGGACTTTGATGCGTTCGACGAAATCGATGTCCGGCTGCGTCCGCTTATCAGACGGATGACATTCAAGTACGATATGAATGAATATGACCGCGAAGACCTGATTCAGGAAATGATGTTCACGGCGTTGATATTATGTTTGAAATACGATTATGTAAAAGGGCATTACAGACATTACGTATTACGGAGCATCAGGCTGAAGATGTACGATTATATTAACTATTGCAGTGCATGGCATCAGGTTGAGCTCGACCCTCATGAGATGCTGATGTTTGAACACAAGCATGCACTGTCCCAAATTATATTAAAAGAGGCGCAGGCGGAATACGCCGGGGCGGCCGGGGATTTATCGAATTATGAAAAACAGGTGCTGAAATTACTGTTGGAAGACCGCATGCTCAATGATATCGCCGGTGTCTGCGGCAAAACGCCGGAGTCGGTAATCAATACGCTCTACAGGATAAAAACCAAGTTCAACGCAGTTGAAGATTTACACGCTGTTGTTGACAATGACGCCCTGAGCCGATATAGTATATTAGAATTGAAATGA
- the rpmG gene encoding 50S ribosomal protein L33, which yields MKIALICSDCGSRNYSLNKPVHNERLVMKKHCPKCNKHTTHKSSI from the coding sequence ATGAAAATTGCTCTAATTTGCAGTGACTGCGGCTCTCGTAATTATTCATTAAACAAGCCGGTTCACAATGAAAGACTCGTCATGAAAAAACATTGTCCAAAATGCAATAAGCATACAACGCATAAAAGTTCTATATAG
- the secE gene encoding preprotein translocase subunit SecE: protein MNNNNNFFQNVVSEMKKVSWPTGQEVVRYTTTVVLTVVFFLAFFYVLDIGITALIDLM from the coding sequence ATGAATAATAATAATAACTTCTTCCAAAATGTTGTTAGCGAGATGAAAAAAGTCAGCTGGCCAACAGGGCAGGAAGTAGTCCGTTATACGACGACAGTAGTACTTACTGTAGTATTTTTTCTGGCATTTTTCTACGTGCTGGATATCGGCATCACAGCACTAATTGATCTTATGTAA
- the nusG gene encoding transcription termination/antitermination protein NusG yields MSLDKHWYAVHTYSGYENKVKANLEARLESMNMQDLIFRVVIPEEEETTIKDGKKKTAMKKTFPGYVLVELVMTDESWYVVRNTPGVTGFVGSQGAGSKPNPLLPEEVKFILRQMGMSEKIVDVEVAVGESINIIAGPFNNQSGVIESIDEDHYKLTVLVEMFGRETPVEVEFDQIEKL; encoded by the coding sequence ATGTCTCTAGACAAGCATTGGTATGCAGTACATACCTATTCAGGCTATGAAAACAAAGTAAAGGCAAACCTAGAGGCGCGCCTTGAATCGATGAATATGCAGGATTTAATTTTCCGCGTAGTCATTCCCGAAGAAGAAGAAACAACAATTAAAGACGGGAAAAAGAAAACGGCAATGAAGAAAACATTCCCGGGATACGTTCTCGTTGAATTAGTAATGACAGATGAATCATGGTACGTTGTCCGTAATACGCCGGGCGTTACAGGGTTTGTCGGCTCACAGGGTGCAGGAAGCAAACCGAACCCGCTGCTGCCGGAGGAAGTTAAATTCATCCTTCGCCAGATGGGCATGTCCGAGAAAATTGTTGATGTTGAAGTCGCTGTCGGCGAATCGATCAACATTATTGCAGGACCATTCAATAATCAGAGCGGTGTAATCGAGTCGATCGACGAAGATCACTACAAGCTTACAGTGCTTGTTGAGATGTTCGGGCGTGAAACACCGGTTGAAGTTGAATTCGATCAAATCGAAAAACTTTAA
- the rplK gene encoding 50S ribosomal protein L11, producing MAKKVINVVKLQIPAGKANPAPPVGPALGQAGVNIMGFCKEFNARTQEQAGLIIPVEISVFEDRSFTFITKTPPAAVLLKKAANVEKGSGEPNKNKVATVTADQVREIAETKMEDLNAASVDAAVKMVEGTARSMGFTVEK from the coding sequence GTGGCTAAAAAAGTTATTAATGTTGTGAAATTGCAAATTCCTGCAGGTAAGGCGAACCCGGCACCACCGGTAGGTCCGGCACTAGGTCAGGCAGGCGTAAACATCATGGGATTCTGTAAAGAATTCAACGCACGTACACAAGAGCAGGCAGGTCTGATTATCCCTGTTGAGATCTCAGTATTTGAAGATCGCTCATTCACATTTATTACAAAAACTCCACCGGCAGCTGTTCTTCTTAAGAAAGCGGCAAACGTTGAGAAGGGTTCTGGCGAACCTAACAAAAACAAGGTGGCAACTGTTACAGCGGATCAGGTTCGTGAAATCGCTGAAACGAAAATGGAAGACTTAAACGCAGCATCAGTAGACGCAGCGGTTAAAATGGTAGAAGGTACAGCTAGAAGCATGGGCTTCACTGTCGAAAAATAA
- the rplA gene encoding 50S ribosomal protein L1 — MAKRGKKYQAALEKFDQNSTFSIEEAIKLAKETHVANFDASVEVAFRLGIDTRKNDQQIRGALVLPHGTGKSQRVLVFAKGEKAKEAEAAGADYVGEAELAQKINGGWFDFDVIVATPDMMGEVGKLGRVLGPKGLMPNPKTGTVTMDVTKAVEEIKAGKVEYRAEKAGIVHVGIGKVSFGEEQLVENFKAIHDALDKAKPASAKGVYFKSVTVSSTMGPGITVDPNAVRTV; from the coding sequence ATGGCTAAGAGAGGTAAAAAGTATCAGGCTGCTCTAGAGAAGTTTGATCAAAACTCTACATTCTCAATTGAAGAAGCAATTAAACTTGCTAAAGAAACGCATGTTGCCAACTTTGACGCTTCAGTTGAAGTAGCTTTCCGTCTAGGTATTGATACGCGTAAAAATGATCAGCAGATCCGTGGAGCACTAGTATTGCCGCACGGTACTGGTAAGTCACAGCGTGTATTAGTATTTGCTAAAGGCGAAAAAGCTAAAGAGGCAGAAGCTGCAGGCGCAGACTACGTAGGCGAAGCAGAATTAGCACAAAAGATTAACGGTGGATGGTTTGATTTCGATGTTATCGTTGCAACACCGGACATGATGGGCGAAGTTGGTAAACTTGGTCGCGTACTTGGACCTAAAGGATTAATGCCAAACCCTAAAACTGGTACAGTAACTATGGATGTAACGAAAGCAGTTGAAGAGATTAAAGCTGGTAAAGTTGAATACCGCGCTGAAAAAGCTGGTATTGTACACGTTGGAATCGGTAAAGTTTCATTTGGCGAAGAACAGCTTGTAGAAAACTTTAAAGCAATTCACGATGCTCTTGATAAAGCTAAACCTGCATCAGCTAAAGGTGTTTACTTCAAATCAGTTACAGTTTCAAGCACGATGGGTCCTGGAATCACAGTTGATCCAAACGCTGTAAGAACTGTCTAA
- the rplJ gene encoding 50S ribosomal protein L10: protein MSNVIEKKQQHVEVIAEQLKNSVSTVLVDYRGLTVSEVTELRKQLRDAGIEFKVYKNTMVRRAADSQGLSELNEFLVGPSAIAFSNEDVIAPAKIIHEFAKKHEALEIKAGVVEGSFVPAEDVKAIASLPSRDGLLSMLLSVLQAPVRNFAYAVKAVGEKEEENGEA from the coding sequence ATGTCAAACGTGATTGAGAAAAAACAACAGCACGTTGAAGTTATCGCAGAACAGCTTAAAAACTCAGTATCTACTGTATTAGTAGACTACCGTGGTTTAACAGTTTCTGAAGTAACTGAACTACGTAAGCAATTACGTGATGCTGGAATTGAATTCAAAGTTTACAAAAACACGATGGTTCGCCGCGCTGCGGATTCACAAGGCTTATCTGAGCTAAATGAATTCCTGGTAGGTCCAAGTGCAATTGCATTTTCTAACGAAGATGTTATCGCTCCTGCGAAAATCATCCACGAATTCGCTAAAAAACACGAAGCTTTAGAAATTAAAGCAGGTGTTGTTGAAGGTAGTTTCGTACCGGCAGAAGATGTTAAAGCAATTGCATCTCTACCATCAAGAGACGGTTTACTTTCAATGCTGTTATCAGTATTACAAGCACCAGTACGCAACTTCGCATATGCAGTTAAAGCTGTCGGTGAAAAAGAAGAAGAGAACGGCGAAGCTTAA
- the rplL gene encoding 50S ribosomal protein L7/L12, whose translation MANNEQIIEMIKEMSVLELNDLVKAIEEEFGVTAAAPVAAAGGGEAAAAEEKTEFDVELTSAGSSKIKVIKVVREATGLGLKDAKELVDGAPKLVKEGLSKEDAEALKAQLEEVGAGVEVK comes from the coding sequence ATGGCTAACAATGAACAAATCATTGAAATGATCAAAGAAATGTCTGTTTTAGAATTAAACGACTTAGTAAAAGCAATTGAAGAAGAATTTGGCGTAACTGCTGCTGCTCCTGTAGCTGCTGCAGGTGGCGGGGAAGCTGCTGCTGCTGAAGAGAAAACTGAATTTGATGTAGAACTTACATCTGCAGGTTCATCTAAGATTAAAGTAATCAAAGTAGTTCGTGAAGCTACTGGTCTTGGTCTTAAAGATGCTAAAGAGCTAGTTGACGGTGCTCCGAAACTTGTTAAAGAAGGTCTTTCTAAAGAAGACGCTGAAGCTCTTAAAGCTCAACTTGAAGAAGTTGGCGCTGGCGTAGAAGTTAAGTAG
- a CDS encoding class I SAM-dependent methyltransferase, with product MSHYFTTDNTPHEFSEIKFSFNGHVYRFKTDRGVFSKNQIDYGTEVLIKTVFEDFKGAGQLIDMGAGYGPIGTVLGRELGMEPVMVEVNEDAIQLSIENTSRENIEAGVLDRESYSEMDFSVPLYVTNPPFRAGKDTVTGILNDGFERLQKKGVLYMVVQKKQGMPSYKKHLKSLFGNVEIASKDKGYYILKSIK from the coding sequence ATGTCTCACTATTTTACTACGGACAATACACCGCATGAATTCAGCGAAATAAAGTTCAGTTTCAACGGCCATGTATACCGTTTTAAAACAGACCGCGGCGTATTTTCTAAAAATCAGATTGATTACGGTACGGAAGTGCTGATCAAAACTGTATTTGAAGATTTTAAAGGCGCAGGTCAGCTGATAGATATGGGTGCAGGATACGGTCCGATCGGCACTGTGCTCGGGAGAGAGCTTGGCATGGAACCGGTAATGGTCGAAGTTAATGAAGATGCGATACAGTTATCCATTGAAAATACAAGTCGTGAAAACATTGAAGCCGGCGTGCTCGACCGTGAAAGTTACAGCGAAATGGATTTCTCCGTACCGCTGTACGTAACAAATCCGCCGTTCAGGGCGGGGAAAGATACAGTGACCGGCATTTTAAATGACGGTTTTGAACGCCTTCAGAAAAAAGGTGTTCTTTATATGGTTGTCCAGAAAAAGCAGGGCATGCCGTCTTACAAAAAGCATTTAAAATCACTGTTTGGCAACGTCGAAATTGCATCGAAAGATAAAGGTTATTACATCTTAAAAAGCATAAAATAA
- the rpoB gene encoding DNA-directed RNA polymerase subunit beta, whose amino-acid sequence MSQLIQYGRHAQRRSYARIEEKLELPNLIEIQTKSYEWFLETGLIEMFKDISPVEDFTGNMSLEFVDYKLGEPKYNEEEAKDHDSTYSAPLRVKVRLVIKETGEVKEQDVFMGDFPLMTDTGTFIINGAERVIVSQLVRSPSVYFSEKFDKNGKLNFGATVIPNRGAWLEYEIDAKDVVYVRIDRTRKLPITVLLRALGFATDEEIINLLGDNEYLRNTLEKDATETVDQALLEIYERLRPGEPPTVENARNLLYSRFFDPKRYDLANVGRYKMNKKLHLQNRLFNQVLTEPVVDSETGEIIAEAGSTIDRRTLDAIMDQLETTANLKTYHLEQGLLDEPVEIQSVKVRSRNNEEHSTTVIGNAFPDVEVKSITPSDIISSMSYFFNLLEGVGFTDDIDHLGNRRLRSVGELLQNQFRIGVSRMERVVRERMSIQDTETVTPQQLINIRPVIASIKEFFGSSQLSQFMDQTNPLAELTHKRRLSALGPGGLTRERAGMEVRDVHYSHYGRMCPIETPEGPNIGLINTLSSYARVNDFGFIETPYRRVDPETNKVTNQIDYLTADEEDSYVVAQANAVLGEDGSFLDEEVICRFRGNNTQMQRDRMDYMDVSPKQVVSAATACIPFLENDDSNRALMGANMQRQAVPLLNPESPFIGTGMEHVSARDSGAAVVSRYRGRVEHVEAKEIHVRRIEDKNGKDVETEKDIYRMSKFVRSNAGTCYNQKPIIAEGDIVSKGEILADGPSMDNGEMALGRNLVVGFMTWDGYNYEDAVIMSERLVKDDVYTSIHIEEYESESRDTKLGPEEITRDIPNVSDSALKKLDDRGIVHIGAEVNDGDILVGKVTPKGVTELTAEERLLHAIFGEKAREVRDTSLRVPHGAGGIVLDVKVFNREDGDELSPGVNQLVRVYIVQKRKISEGDKMCGRHGNKGVISKILPEEDMPYMPDGTPIDIMLNPLGVPSRMNIGQVLELHLGMAARAMGLRMASPVFDGANEEDVWSTMEEAGLARDGKTVLYDGRTGEPFENRISVGVMYMLKLAHMVDDKLHARSTGPYSLVTQQPLGGKAQFGGQRFGEMEVWALEAYGAAYTLQEILTVKSDDTVGRVKTYEAIVKGENLPKPGVPESFRVLMKELQSLGLDVSIMDENDEEIELRDTEDDEIQSQPTQSDDVTASAKNENVTE is encoded by the coding sequence ATGAGTCAATTGATTCAGTATGGAAGACATGCACAACGTAGAAGTTATGCGCGTATCGAAGAGAAGTTAGAATTGCCTAACTTAATTGAGATTCAGACGAAATCGTACGAGTGGTTTTTAGAAACCGGTCTAATCGAAATGTTTAAAGATATTTCTCCGGTAGAGGATTTTACAGGGAATATGTCTTTAGAGTTTGTCGATTACAAGCTCGGCGAACCGAAGTATAACGAGGAAGAAGCGAAAGATCACGATTCCACTTACTCAGCACCGCTGAGAGTGAAAGTTCGTTTAGTCATCAAAGAAACCGGCGAAGTAAAAGAGCAGGATGTATTTATGGGAGATTTCCCATTGATGACAGATACAGGGACGTTCATTATTAATGGAGCTGAACGTGTAATCGTTTCTCAATTAGTAAGAAGCCCGTCTGTATATTTCTCTGAGAAGTTCGACAAGAATGGTAAGCTGAACTTCGGAGCAACAGTCATCCCTAACCGTGGCGCATGGTTAGAATATGAAATCGACGCAAAAGATGTCGTATATGTAAGAATCGACCGCACTCGTAAATTACCGATTACGGTATTACTGCGTGCGTTAGGTTTTGCAACTGATGAAGAAATTATCAACCTTCTCGGCGATAACGAGTACCTTCGTAACACGCTTGAGAAAGATGCGACTGAAACTGTCGACCAGGCCCTGTTAGAAATTTACGAAAGATTGCGTCCAGGCGAACCGCCAACAGTAGAAAACGCACGTAATTTATTATATTCGAGATTCTTTGATCCAAAACGTTACGACTTAGCAAACGTCGGACGCTATAAGATGAATAAGAAACTTCATCTGCAAAACCGTCTCTTCAACCAGGTACTTACAGAACCGGTTGTAGACTCAGAGACAGGTGAAATTATTGCTGAAGCAGGTTCAACTATCGACCGCCGTACACTGGATGCGATTATGGACCAGCTTGAGACAACTGCGAACCTGAAAACTTACCACCTTGAACAGGGTCTTTTAGACGAGCCTGTTGAGATTCAGTCGGTAAAAGTAAGATCACGCAATAACGAAGAGCATTCAACGACAGTAATCGGCAATGCTTTCCCTGACGTGGAAGTTAAATCAATCACGCCTTCTGACATCATTTCTTCAATGAGTTATTTCTTTAACTTATTGGAAGGTGTCGGCTTCACGGATGATATCGACCACCTAGGAAACCGCCGTCTGCGTTCAGTTGGTGAGCTTCTGCAGAACCAGTTCCGTATCGGTGTTTCACGTATGGAGCGCGTTGTCCGCGAAAGAATGTCTATTCAGGACACTGAGACTGTAACACCTCAGCAGCTGATCAATATCCGTCCGGTAATTGCATCTATTAAAGAGTTCTTCGGAAGCTCGCAATTATCACAGTTCATGGACCAGACAAACCCGCTTGCCGAATTGACGCATAAACGCCGTCTGTCAGCATTGGGGCCCGGCGGTCTTACTCGTGAACGTGCCGGCATGGAAGTTCGTGACGTTCACTACTCTCACTACGGACGTATGTGTCCGATCGAGACACCGGAGGGGCCGAACATCGGTCTGATCAACACGCTGTCAAGTTATGCACGTGTTAACGACTTCGGTTTTATCGAAACACCGTACAGAAGAGTAGACCCTGAAACTAATAAAGTGACGAATCAGATCGATTACTTAACAGCTGACGAGGAAGACAGCTATGTTGTTGCACAGGCGAACGCAGTTCTTGGAGAAGACGGTTCATTCCTCGATGAGGAAGTTATCTGTCGTTTCCGCGGAAACAACACGCAGATGCAGCGCGACCGTATGGACTACATGGATGTATCTCCTAAGCAGGTCGTATCAGCGGCGACAGCTTGTATTCCATTCCTTGAGAACGATGACTCGAACCGTGCACTGATGGGTGCGAACATGCAGCGTCAGGCAGTTCCATTATTAAACCCTGAATCACCGTTTATCGGTACAGGTATGGAACACGTGTCTGCACGCGACTCAGGTGCTGCTGTAGTATCACGCTACAGAGGGCGCGTTGAACATGTTGAAGCTAAAGAAATTCACGTCCGCCGTATTGAAGATAAGAACGGTAAAGACGTAGAAACTGAAAAAGATATTTACAGAATGTCTAAATTCGTGCGTTCAAACGCAGGAACATGTTATAACCAGAAACCGATTATTGCTGAGGGCGACATTGTTTCCAAAGGTGAAATTTTAGCGGACGGTCCTTCGATGGACAACGGTGAAATGGCACTCGGACGTAATCTTGTTGTCGGCTTTATGACCTGGGATGGTTATAACTATGAGGATGCTGTAATTATGAGTGAACGTCTTGTGAAAGATGACGTATACACTTCAATTCACATTGAAGAATACGAATCTGAATCAAGAGACACTAAACTTGGACCTGAAGAAATTACGCGTGACATTCCAAACGTATCTGACAGCGCACTTAAGAAGCTCGACGACCGCGGAATTGTTCACATCGGTGCTGAAGTTAACGACGGCGACATTCTCGTTGGTAAAGTAACGCCTAAAGGTGTAACGGAACTGACTGCAGAAGAGCGTCTGCTTCACGCAATCTTCGGTGAAAAAGCACGTGAAGTCAGAGATACTTCACTGCGTGTGCCACACGGTGCAGGAGGTATCGTGCTGGATGTTAAAGTATTTAACCGCGAAGACGGAGACGAATTATCACCTGGTGTGAACCAGCTCGTACGTGTTTATATCGTTCAGAAGAGAAAGATCTCTGAAGGTGACAAGATGTGTGGACGCCACGGTAACAAGGGTGTTATTTCGAAGATTTTACCGGAAGAAGATATGCCTTACATGCCGGATGGTACACCAATTGACATCATGCTTAACCCGCTTGGGGTTCCATCACGTATGAACATCGGTCAGGTACTTGAGCTTCACCTTGGTATGGCAGCTCGTGCAATGGGCTTAAGAATGGCATCTCCTGTATTTGACGGAGCGAACGAAGAAGATGTGTGGTCTACAATGGAAGAAGCAGGACTTGCACGCGACGGTAAGACGGTACTTTACGACGGACGCACAGGCGAACCGTTTGAAAACCGTATTTCCGTAGGTGTTATGTACATGCTGAAACTTGCACACATGGTTGACGATAAACTTCACGCAAGAAGTACCGGACCATACTCACTTGTTACACAGCAGCCACTCGGCGGTAAAGCCCAGTTCGGTGGACAGCGTTTTGGTGAGATGGAAGTATGGGCACTTGAAGCATACGGTGCCGCGTACACATTACAGGAAATCCTGACAGTTAAATCAGACGATACTGTCGGACGTGTGAAAACTTACGAAGCAATCGTTAAAGGTGAAAACCTGCCGAAACCTGGTGTTCCTGAATCATTCAGAGTATTGATGAAAGAACTTCAGAGTCTCGGTCTCGACGTAAGTATCATGGATGAAAACGACGAAGAAATTGAATTGCGCGATACAGAAGATGATGAGATTCAAAGCCAACCGACTCAATCGGACGACGTAACTGCTTCAGCTAAAAATGAAAATGTTACTGAGTAA